In Carya illinoinensis cultivar Pawnee chromosome 7, C.illinoinensisPawnee_v1, whole genome shotgun sequence, the following are encoded in one genomic region:
- the LOC122317539 gene encoding ACT domain-containing protein ACR2 isoform X1 translates to MNQVCWPYFDPDFDNLPERINGPTCRVCIDNESMETCTVVKVDSVNKQGLLLEVVQILTDLNLTISKGYISSDAGWFIDVFHVKDVHGNKLRDQNIINAIQQAIGTARGNRAKAKSTYSNKIYRPEYQNEHTAVEMTGKDRPGLFSEISAALADLHCNIVEAHAWSHNDRLACVAYISDHESSGTPIDDPDRLATIEDHLSTVLRATAIPSLIGSIQTNQQEVKAGFLEGSEEGTNMTNVERRLHQLMLSVRDFEVPSVLSSFPTMKPTGSEDSDDEGRKTVVKIERCDQKRYSIVNIECKDRPRLMFDTVCTLTDMQYMIFHASISSDKGYAFQEYFIRHLDGCALDTESEKERVIKCLEAAIERRVCEGVRLELCADNRVGLLSDITRVLRENGLTVVRADVATQGEKAVNALYVRDISGNEVDMVTFAESMKKEIMGPIALQVKNETKGSPSTSPERSRLSLGDMLKSHLERLSHNFIPIK, encoded by the exons ATGAACCAAGTTTGTTGGCCTTACTTTGATCCCGACTTTGATAACCTCCCAGAGAGGATAAATGGCCCCAC TTGCAGAGTTTGCATTGACAATGAAAGCATGGAAACATGCACTGTAGTAAAG GTTGATAGCGTGAACAAGCAGGGCCTACTCCTAGAAGTGGTGCAGATCTTGACAGACCTAAATCTTACAATATCAAAGGGCTACATTTCATCTGACGCAGGGTGGTTCATTGATG TTTTTCATGTTAAAGACGTGCATGGCAATAAACTTAGGGACCAGAACATCATTAACGCTATCCAGCAG GCAATAGGTACTGCAAGGGGAAACCGAGCCAAGGCAAAGAGTACCTATTCGAATAAGATTTACAGACCTGAATACCAGAATGAGCACACGGCCGTCGAAATGACAGGAAAGGATCGGCCGGGTCTATTCTCCGAGATATCAGCCGCCTTAGCTGACCTTCATTGTAACATTGTGGAAGCCCATGCATGGAGCCACAATGATCGCCTGGCTTGTGTTGCCTACATCTCAGATCACGAATCCTCAGGCACCCCGATCGATGATCCAGACCGCCTCGCCACTATCGAAGACCACCTCTCCACGGTCCTCCGGGCCACCGCCATCCCGAGCCTTATTGGATCAATCCAGACCAACCAACAAGAAGTCAAAGCGGGTTTTCTTGAAGGTTCCGAAGAAGGCACCAATATGACAAATGTGGAACGCCGGTTACATCAACTCATGCTTTCAGTTAGGGATTTTGAGGTCCCATCCGTGCTCTCAAGCTTTCCAACAATGAAACCAACGGGATCGGAGGATAGTGACGATGAAGGAAGGAAGACCGTGGTGAAGATTGAGAGGTGTGACCAGAAACGGTACTCGATAGTGAACATAGAGTGCAAGGATCGGCCAAGACTCATGTTCGATACAGTATGCACGCTCACCGACATGCAGTACATGATTTTCCATGCTTCCATAAGTTCAGATAAAGGTTATGCCTTCCAg GAGTATTTTATCCGACATCTAGATGGCTGTGCTTTGGATACAGAAAGCGAGAAGGAACGCGTAATAAAATGCTTAGAGGCCGCCATAGAGCGTCGGGTTTGTGAG GGAGTTCGGCTAGAGCTGTGTGCAGACAACAGGGTAGGCTTGCTGTCCGACATAACTCGGGTTCTTCGAGAGAATGGTCTTACCGTTGTCCGAGCAGATGTAGCGACGCAGGGAGAGAAGGCCGTAAATGCTTTGTATGTGAGAGACATCTCAGGGAATGAGGTAGACATGGTGACGTTCGCGGAGTCGATGAAGAAAGAGATCATGGGTCCAATAGCCCTTCAAGTCAAGAATGAGACCAAGGGATCACCATCCACTTCGCCTGAACGGTCCCGTTTATCTCTCGGAGACATGCTCAAATCTCACCTCGAGCGCTTGTCTCACAACTTTATTCCTATCAAGTAA
- the LOC122317539 gene encoding ACT domain-containing protein ACR2 isoform X2: METCTVVKVDSVNKQGLLLEVVQILTDLNLTISKGYISSDAGWFIDVFHVKDVHGNKLRDQNIINAIQQAIGTARGNRAKAKSTYSNKIYRPEYQNEHTAVEMTGKDRPGLFSEISAALADLHCNIVEAHAWSHNDRLACVAYISDHESSGTPIDDPDRLATIEDHLSTVLRATAIPSLIGSIQTNQQEVKAGFLEGSEEGTNMTNVERRLHQLMLSVRDFEVPSVLSSFPTMKPTGSEDSDDEGRKTVVKIERCDQKRYSIVNIECKDRPRLMFDTVCTLTDMQYMIFHASISSDKGYAFQEYFIRHLDGCALDTESEKERVIKCLEAAIERRVCEGVRLELCADNRVGLLSDITRVLRENGLTVVRADVATQGEKAVNALYVRDISGNEVDMVTFAESMKKEIMGPIALQVKNETKGSPSTSPERSRLSLGDMLKSHLERLSHNFIPIK; encoded by the exons ATGGAAACATGCACTGTAGTAAAG GTTGATAGCGTGAACAAGCAGGGCCTACTCCTAGAAGTGGTGCAGATCTTGACAGACCTAAATCTTACAATATCAAAGGGCTACATTTCATCTGACGCAGGGTGGTTCATTGATG TTTTTCATGTTAAAGACGTGCATGGCAATAAACTTAGGGACCAGAACATCATTAACGCTATCCAGCAG GCAATAGGTACTGCAAGGGGAAACCGAGCCAAGGCAAAGAGTACCTATTCGAATAAGATTTACAGACCTGAATACCAGAATGAGCACACGGCCGTCGAAATGACAGGAAAGGATCGGCCGGGTCTATTCTCCGAGATATCAGCCGCCTTAGCTGACCTTCATTGTAACATTGTGGAAGCCCATGCATGGAGCCACAATGATCGCCTGGCTTGTGTTGCCTACATCTCAGATCACGAATCCTCAGGCACCCCGATCGATGATCCAGACCGCCTCGCCACTATCGAAGACCACCTCTCCACGGTCCTCCGGGCCACCGCCATCCCGAGCCTTATTGGATCAATCCAGACCAACCAACAAGAAGTCAAAGCGGGTTTTCTTGAAGGTTCCGAAGAAGGCACCAATATGACAAATGTGGAACGCCGGTTACATCAACTCATGCTTTCAGTTAGGGATTTTGAGGTCCCATCCGTGCTCTCAAGCTTTCCAACAATGAAACCAACGGGATCGGAGGATAGTGACGATGAAGGAAGGAAGACCGTGGTGAAGATTGAGAGGTGTGACCAGAAACGGTACTCGATAGTGAACATAGAGTGCAAGGATCGGCCAAGACTCATGTTCGATACAGTATGCACGCTCACCGACATGCAGTACATGATTTTCCATGCTTCCATAAGTTCAGATAAAGGTTATGCCTTCCAg GAGTATTTTATCCGACATCTAGATGGCTGTGCTTTGGATACAGAAAGCGAGAAGGAACGCGTAATAAAATGCTTAGAGGCCGCCATAGAGCGTCGGGTTTGTGAG GGAGTTCGGCTAGAGCTGTGTGCAGACAACAGGGTAGGCTTGCTGTCCGACATAACTCGGGTTCTTCGAGAGAATGGTCTTACCGTTGTCCGAGCAGATGTAGCGACGCAGGGAGAGAAGGCCGTAAATGCTTTGTATGTGAGAGACATCTCAGGGAATGAGGTAGACATGGTGACGTTCGCGGAGTCGATGAAGAAAGAGATCATGGGTCCAATAGCCCTTCAAGTCAAGAATGAGACCAAGGGATCACCATCCACTTCGCCTGAACGGTCCCGTTTATCTCTCGGAGACATGCTCAAATCTCACCTCGAGCGCTTGTCTCACAACTTTATTCCTATCAAGTAA
- the LOC122317539 gene encoding ACT domain-containing protein ACR2 isoform X3 translates to MFFMLKTCMAINLGTRTSLTLSSRKSNFALILRKHKIGNTNTEKAMQAIGTARGNRAKAKSTYSNKIYRPEYQNEHTAVEMTGKDRPGLFSEISAALADLHCNIVEAHAWSHNDRLACVAYISDHESSGTPIDDPDRLATIEDHLSTVLRATAIPSLIGSIQTNQQEVKAGFLEGSEEGTNMTNVERRLHQLMLSVRDFEVPSVLSSFPTMKPTGSEDSDDEGRKTVVKIERCDQKRYSIVNIECKDRPRLMFDTVCTLTDMQYMIFHASISSDKGYAFQEYFIRHLDGCALDTESEKERVIKCLEAAIERRVCEGVRLELCADNRVGLLSDITRVLRENGLTVVRADVATQGEKAVNALYVRDISGNEVDMVTFAESMKKEIMGPIALQVKNETKGSPSTSPERSRLSLGDMLKSHLERLSHNFIPIK, encoded by the exons ATG TTTTTCATGTTAAAGACGTGCATGGCAATAAACTTAGGGACCAGAACATCATTAACGCTATCCAGCAG GAAAAGTAACTTTGCATTAATCCTGCGCAAGCACAAAATAGGAAATACTAACACGGAGAAAGCCATGCAGGCAATAGGTACTGCAAGGGGAAACCGAGCCAAGGCAAAGAGTACCTATTCGAATAAGATTTACAGACCTGAATACCAGAATGAGCACACGGCCGTCGAAATGACAGGAAAGGATCGGCCGGGTCTATTCTCCGAGATATCAGCCGCCTTAGCTGACCTTCATTGTAACATTGTGGAAGCCCATGCATGGAGCCACAATGATCGCCTGGCTTGTGTTGCCTACATCTCAGATCACGAATCCTCAGGCACCCCGATCGATGATCCAGACCGCCTCGCCACTATCGAAGACCACCTCTCCACGGTCCTCCGGGCCACCGCCATCCCGAGCCTTATTGGATCAATCCAGACCAACCAACAAGAAGTCAAAGCGGGTTTTCTTGAAGGTTCCGAAGAAGGCACCAATATGACAAATGTGGAACGCCGGTTACATCAACTCATGCTTTCAGTTAGGGATTTTGAGGTCCCATCCGTGCTCTCAAGCTTTCCAACAATGAAACCAACGGGATCGGAGGATAGTGACGATGAAGGAAGGAAGACCGTGGTGAAGATTGAGAGGTGTGACCAGAAACGGTACTCGATAGTGAACATAGAGTGCAAGGATCGGCCAAGACTCATGTTCGATACAGTATGCACGCTCACCGACATGCAGTACATGATTTTCCATGCTTCCATAAGTTCAGATAAAGGTTATGCCTTCCAg GAGTATTTTATCCGACATCTAGATGGCTGTGCTTTGGATACAGAAAGCGAGAAGGAACGCGTAATAAAATGCTTAGAGGCCGCCATAGAGCGTCGGGTTTGTGAG GGAGTTCGGCTAGAGCTGTGTGCAGACAACAGGGTAGGCTTGCTGTCCGACATAACTCGGGTTCTTCGAGAGAATGGTCTTACCGTTGTCCGAGCAGATGTAGCGACGCAGGGAGAGAAGGCCGTAAATGCTTTGTATGTGAGAGACATCTCAGGGAATGAGGTAGACATGGTGACGTTCGCGGAGTCGATGAAGAAAGAGATCATGGGTCCAATAGCCCTTCAAGTCAAGAATGAGACCAAGGGATCACCATCCACTTCGCCTGAACGGTCCCGTTTATCTCTCGGAGACATGCTCAAATCTCACCTCGAGCGCTTGTCTCACAACTTTATTCCTATCAAGTAA
- the LOC122317540 gene encoding probable glycosyltransferase At5g25310 isoform X1 has protein sequence MRTCHGCSLCILSSLCMFSVAVVFMLSVHFCKLMRSSGSNSEFSAQMVELQTKFTRDDQDRPVLTGGFSTGFYVNQFGNSTIRKKTGLSREQKLEQGLARARSSIRRAASRLNLSATVRGDDFDPSGFVYRNPGAFYQSYEEMERRFKVYVYSEGDPPITHDGPCKDIYTIEGRFIHELEHGAGMFRTRDPHRAHVYFLPFSVTWMVKYIYKPLSYDLTLLKQFVSDYVGVVSKKYPFWNRTCGADHFMLACHDWGPHVAKGNPFLYNTSIRILCNANTSEGFNPQKDISLPEIHLYGGNLPSKLLTPPPADAPRPYLAFFAGGVHGPIRPILLHHWKNRDNDLRVYEYLPKELDYYSFMLQSKFCLCPSGHEVASPRIVEAIYAECVPVILSDSYVLPFSDVLRWEAFSIQVDVSEIPRLKEVLSAVSEERYRRFKENLKVVRRHFVLNKPAQRFDVFHMILHSVWLRRININLE, from the exons ATGAGAACTTGCCACGGATGCTCCCTTTGTATCCTTTCGTCTCTTTGTATGTTTTCGGTCGCCGTTGTTTTCATGCTCTCGGTTCATTTCTGTAAGTTGATGAGGTCCTCAGGATCGAATTCGGAGTTCTCCGCACAAATGGTTGAGTTGCAGACAAAATTCACTCGTGATGATCAAGACCGACCTGTACTTACCGGCGGCTTCAGTACTGGTTTTTACGTGAACCAGTTCGGGAACAGTACG ATAAGAAAGAAAACGGGACTAAGCAGAGAGCAAAAGCTCGAACAAGGACTTGCACGAGCACGATCTTCGATTCGCAGAGCAGCTTCGAGGCTCAATCTCTCAGCAACCGTCAGAGGCGACGATTTTGACCCGTCCGGATTTGTCTATCGCAACCCCGGCGCATTTTATCA GAGCTATGAGGAGATGGAGAGGAGATTCAAGGTCTACGTGTATTCGGAAGGGGACCCACCGATCACCCACGATGGGCCATGCAAGGATATATACACCATCGAAGGGAGGTTCATCCACGAGCTAGAGCATGGGGCGGGGATGTTCAGGACTAGAGATCCGCACCGGGCTCACGTTTACTTCTTGCCCTTCAGCGTGACATGGATGGTCAAGTACATCTACAAACCTCTCTCTTACGACCTCACCCTTCTAAAGCAGTTTGTCTCTGATTATGTGGGAGTGGTTTCTAAGAAGTATCCCTTTTGGAATAGGACTTGTGGGGCTGACCACTTCATGCTCGCCTGCCATGATTGG GGTCCCCATGTAGCGAAGGGCAATCCCTTCCTCTACAACACATCCATCCGAATTCTTTGCAATGCCAACACCTCCGAGGGCTTCAACCCTCAAAAGGACATTAGCCTCCCTGAAATTCACCTCTATGGCGGCAACTTACCATCCAAACTCCTCACTCCCCCACCGGCCGATGCCCCACGTCCCTACCTTGCTTTCTTTGCAGGTGGCGTTCACGGCCCAATCCGGCCGATCCTCCTGCACCATTGGAAGAATCGTGACAATGATCTCCGTGTCTACGAATATCTCCCCAAAGAGCTTGACTACTACTCCTTTATGCTCCAGTCCAAGTTCTGCCTATGTCCTAGTGGGCACGAAGTGGCCAGCCCCAGAATTGTGGAAGCCATTTATGCGGAATGTGTACCGGTGATTCTATCGGATTCTTATGTTTTGCCGTTCAGTGATGTATTGCGGTGGGAGGCATTTTCGATTCAGGTAGATGTGTCGGAGATTCCAAGGCTGAAGGAGGTATTGAGCGCAGTTTCGGAAGAGAGGTATAGGAGGTTTAAGGAGAATTTGAAGGTCGTGAGGAGACATTTTGTGCTGAACAAGCCGGCTCAAAGGTTTGATGTATTCCATATGATTCTACACTCTGTATGGCTTAGGAGGATAAATATTAATCTTGAATAG
- the LOC122317540 gene encoding probable glycosyltransferase At5g25310 isoform X2 — protein MRTCHGCSLCILSSLCMFSVAVVFMLSVHFCKLMRSSGSNSEFSAQMVELQTKFTRDDQDRPVLTGGFSTGFYVNQFGNSTIRKKTGLSREQKLEQGLARARSSIRRAASRLNLSATVRGDDFDPSGFVYRNPGAFYQSYEEMERRFKVYVYSEGDPPITHDGPCKDIYTIEGRFIHELEHGAGMFRTRDPHRAHVYFLPFSVTWMVKTCGADHFMLACHDWGPHVAKGNPFLYNTSIRILCNANTSEGFNPQKDISLPEIHLYGGNLPSKLLTPPPADAPRPYLAFFAGGVHGPIRPILLHHWKNRDNDLRVYEYLPKELDYYSFMLQSKFCLCPSGHEVASPRIVEAIYAECVPVILSDSYVLPFSDVLRWEAFSIQVDVSEIPRLKEVLSAVSEERYRRFKENLKVVRRHFVLNKPAQRFDVFHMILHSVWLRRININLE, from the exons ATGAGAACTTGCCACGGATGCTCCCTTTGTATCCTTTCGTCTCTTTGTATGTTTTCGGTCGCCGTTGTTTTCATGCTCTCGGTTCATTTCTGTAAGTTGATGAGGTCCTCAGGATCGAATTCGGAGTTCTCCGCACAAATGGTTGAGTTGCAGACAAAATTCACTCGTGATGATCAAGACCGACCTGTACTTACCGGCGGCTTCAGTACTGGTTTTTACGTGAACCAGTTCGGGAACAGTACG ATAAGAAAGAAAACGGGACTAAGCAGAGAGCAAAAGCTCGAACAAGGACTTGCACGAGCACGATCTTCGATTCGCAGAGCAGCTTCGAGGCTCAATCTCTCAGCAACCGTCAGAGGCGACGATTTTGACCCGTCCGGATTTGTCTATCGCAACCCCGGCGCATTTTATCA GAGCTATGAGGAGATGGAGAGGAGATTCAAGGTCTACGTGTATTCGGAAGGGGACCCACCGATCACCCACGATGGGCCATGCAAGGATATATACACCATCGAAGGGAGGTTCATCCACGAGCTAGAGCATGGGGCGGGGATGTTCAGGACTAGAGATCCGCACCGGGCTCACGTTTACTTCTTGCCCTTCAGCGTGACATGGATGGTCAA GACTTGTGGGGCTGACCACTTCATGCTCGCCTGCCATGATTGG GGTCCCCATGTAGCGAAGGGCAATCCCTTCCTCTACAACACATCCATCCGAATTCTTTGCAATGCCAACACCTCCGAGGGCTTCAACCCTCAAAAGGACATTAGCCTCCCTGAAATTCACCTCTATGGCGGCAACTTACCATCCAAACTCCTCACTCCCCCACCGGCCGATGCCCCACGTCCCTACCTTGCTTTCTTTGCAGGTGGCGTTCACGGCCCAATCCGGCCGATCCTCCTGCACCATTGGAAGAATCGTGACAATGATCTCCGTGTCTACGAATATCTCCCCAAAGAGCTTGACTACTACTCCTTTATGCTCCAGTCCAAGTTCTGCCTATGTCCTAGTGGGCACGAAGTGGCCAGCCCCAGAATTGTGGAAGCCATTTATGCGGAATGTGTACCGGTGATTCTATCGGATTCTTATGTTTTGCCGTTCAGTGATGTATTGCGGTGGGAGGCATTTTCGATTCAGGTAGATGTGTCGGAGATTCCAAGGCTGAAGGAGGTATTGAGCGCAGTTTCGGAAGAGAGGTATAGGAGGTTTAAGGAGAATTTGAAGGTCGTGAGGAGACATTTTGTGCTGAACAAGCCGGCTCAAAGGTTTGATGTATTCCATATGATTCTACACTCTGTATGGCTTAGGAGGATAAATATTAATCTTGAATAG
- the LOC122317538 gene encoding synaptotagmin-4-like yields the protein MTFYAGLFMGIVLGVGLIVSFARYEKTRSKRRSDLAKTVAAFARMTVQDSRKIFPAEFYPTWVVFSQRQKLTWLNLQLDKIWPFVDEAASELIRNNVEPILEQYRPAVLASLKFSKLTLGTVAPQFTGVSVIESESDSHGVTLELEMQWDGNPNITLDIKTRVGVALPVQVKNIGFTGVFGLIFKPLVDEFPCFGAVSYSLREKKKLDFTLKIVGGDVSTIPGISDAIEETIRDAVEDSITWPVRKIVPILPGDYSNLELKPAGTLQVKLVQAKDLTNKDVIGKSDPYVVLFIRPLRDKMKTSKIINNQLNPVWNEHFEFIVEDESTQHLTVRVFDDEGIQASELLGCAQVRLKDLRPGKVKDVWLPLVKDLEVQRDTKHRGQVHLELFYCPFGMESIFKNPFDPESSLTYLEKKALKRGADETEVGDLGKTAAQKKSNVIVRGVLSVTVVAAEDLPIVDLMGKADPFVVLIMKKSETKAKTRVLNNNLNPVWNQTFDFLVEDALHDMLIAEVWDHDTFGKEKIGRVIMTLTRVILEGEFQDSFPLEGAKSGKLNLHLKWTPDNILRDS from the exons ATGACTTTCTATGCTGGTTTGTTTATGGGCATTGTCCTCGGCGTTGGATTGATAGTCTCTTTCGCTCGTTATGAAAAAACCCGATCCAAGCGTCGTTCCGATCTG GCAAAGACGGTGGCAGCATTCGCAAGAATGACGGTCCAAGACTCGAGAAAGATTTTTCCGGCTGAGTTTTATCCAACTTGGGTCGTATTTTCGCAGCGACAGAAG TTAACTTGGCTTAATCTCCAACTTGACAAGATTTGGCCATTTGTTGATgag GCAGCATCAGAGCTGATAAGAAACAATGTGGAGCCAATTCTTGAGCAATATAGACCAGCGGTCTTAGCTTCCCTCAAGTTCTCCAAGCTAACACTCGGCACTGTGGCTCCTCAATTTACAG GAGTTTCCGTtattgaaagtgaaagtgatagTCACGGAGTCACTTTGGAGTTGGAGATGCAGTGGGATGGTAACCCAAATATTACACTTGATATAAAAACCAGAGTTGGTGTTGCACTGCCTGTCCAG GTAAAAAATATTGGATTCACTGGGGTTTTCGGGTTAATCTTCAAACCGCTTGTTGATGAGTTTCCTTGTTTTGGAGCTGTTAGTTATTCACTGAGAGAAAAG AAAAAGCTGGATTTTACTCTTAAAATTGTTGGTGGTGATGTATCAACAATCCCAGGGATTTCTGATGCTATTGAG GAAACAATACGGGATGCTGTTGAAGATTCTATCACATGGCCGGTTCGGAAAATAGTACCCATATTGCCTGGGGATTATAG CAACCTAGAGTTGAAGCCTGCTGGAACATTACAAGTGAAGCTAGTGCAAGCAAAGGACTTGACAAATAAAGATGTCATTGGGAAATCCGATCCTTATGTGGTCTTATTCATACGCCCATTACGTGACAAAATGAAAACCAGCAAAATAATT aatAATCAATTGAATCCAGTCTGGAACGAGCACTTTGAGTTCATTGTTGAGGATGAATCAACACAACACTTGACTGTAAGAGTTTTTGATGATGAAGGGATTCAGGCTTCCGAACTCCTTGGTTGTGCTCAAGTGCGACTGAAGGACCTTCGGCCTGGTAAAGTGAAGGATGTGTGGTTGCCACTGGTGAAGGATTTGGAGGTTCAAAGAGACACTAAACATAGGGGCCAG GTGCACTTGGAACTCTTTTACTGTCCATTTGGCATGGAAAGTATCTTTAAAAACCCTTTTGACCCTGAAAGCTCCTTGACCTATTTGGAGAAGAAGGCTCTTAAGAGGGGAGCTGATGAAACAGAGGTTGGCGATCTTGGAAAAACTGCAGCGCAGAAGAAGAGCAATGTCATTGTGAGAGGAGTGTTGTCTGTGACAGTAGTAGCTGCTGAAGACTTGCCAATTGTGGATTTAATGGGAAAGGCAGACCCCTTTGTCGTCCTCATTAtgaaaaaatctgaaacaaaAGCCAAGACTCGG GTTCTAAACAACAACTTAAATCCAGTCTGGAATCAAACATTTGACTTTCTTGTGGAGGACGCGTtacatgatatgttaattgcggAAGTTTGGGACCACGACACTTTTGGGAAG GAGAAAATAGGAAGAGTCATCATGACACTCACTAGGGTCATATTAGAAGGGGAGTTCCAGGATAGTTTTCCCCTAGAAGGTGCTAAATCAGGAAAGCttaatttacatctcaagtggACACCAGATAATATACTCCGGGATTCTTAA
- the LOC122316701 gene encoding uncharacterized protein LOC122316701: MDLEVDQEQENQRFLTLLEALKKVSKDLRSNPISLSNNESETTVEVLSKLETEAATAFSMDPKLLNLSRLLCSLKTLLERLEQSQSYSLKSILCCQITKYKISQVAFTTEAEIQAFLDRESIQILARTLTASADEDKKGKVLIELKNRVCQGFDRDFQDLVLRAKVFSILESILCDSTCSQRLREQAALAVDALVRFNKNVFVGLVFMGPTIGALISMGSRSSIQVLCSLIRFIRSPLIDEMESNCEVPRIVNLLRSEDLSIRAAALDCILELAYFGRDEVITVMLGEDLVRKLMEVQRFELGTSSVLKKEYGGICVETESETRVENKESEHIENYPFEGCVTRFAVQVEVGHGLNKIEKTEVKLEILRRVREASVSEAESATVEMEVLWLEIFDGGDR; this comes from the exons ATGGATTTGGAGGTTGATCAGGAACAAGAAAACCAACGTTTTTTAACACTACTCGAAGCGCTAAAGAAGGTCTCCAAAGATCTACGAAGCAACCCCATTTCACTATCAAACAACGAGTCAGAAACCACCGTTGAAGTTCTTTCGAAGCTCGAAACCGAGGCCGCCACGGCCTTTTCCATGGACCCAAAGCTTCTCAACCTCTCTCGTTTGCTCTGCAGCCTCAAGACCTTACTCGAAAGGCTGGAGCAATCTCAGAGCTATAGCCTCAAATCCATCCTTTGCTGCCAAATTACAAAATACAAGATTTCCCAGGTTGCATTTACCACCGAGGCTGAGATTCAAGCATTTCTTGACCGCGAAAGTATTCAAATTCTTGCAAGAACGTTGACAGCATCGGCGGACGAGGACAAGAAAGGTAAGGTCTTGATCGAGTTAAAAAATCGAGTGTGCCAAGGTTTCGATAGAGATTTTCAAGATTTGGTTTTGAGAGCGAAGGTATTTTCGATTCTTGAATCTATACTTTGCGACTCGACGTGTTCGCAGCGGCTTCGCGAGCAAGCGGCCCTCGCTGTAGATGCTTTAGTTAGATTCAACAAGAATGTATTTGTGGGATTGGTGTTTATGGGTCCTACTATTGGAGCCTTGATCTCGATGGGTTCGCGTTCCTCGATTCAAGTTCTTTGCTCGCTGATCAGATTTATCAGATCTCCATTAATAGATGAAATGGAATCGAACTGTGAAGTCCCGAGAATTGTGAACCTCCTGAGATCAGAAGATTTGTCTATTAGAGCTGCGGCCTTGGACTGCATTCTTGAACTTGCTTATTTTGGGAGGGACGAAGTCATTACAGTAATGCTTGGAGAAGATTTGGTCAGGAAACTGATGGAGGTGCAAAGATTTGAACTTGGAACTAGTAGTGTACTTAAGAAAGAGTACGGAGGAATTTGTGTGGAAACAGAGTCGGAAACGAGGGTAGAGAATAAAGAGAGCGAACATATTGAGAACTATCCATTTGAAGGCTGTGTTACAAGGTTTGCAGTGCAGGTGGAAGTAGGGCATGGGTTGAATAAAATAGAGAAGACAGAAGTAAAACTAGAAATACTGAGAAGAGTCAGAGAGGCCTCTGTTTCTGAGGCAGAGTCAGCCACCGTCGAGATGGAG GTACTTTGGTTAGAGATATTCGATGGAGGGGACAGGTGA